A stretch of Candidatus Poribacteria bacterium DNA encodes these proteins:
- a CDS encoding amino acid ABC transporter permease: protein MEEIRPPKRTIGVSAWLKENLFSTWYNTLLTLVALGCVYLLLKGILVWAFTDAKWGVIPANLQLFAIGAYPIAQVWRVWIVLYTVCALAGLSGGIWGGLTLRFAVGIGGVGVIIALLSMGIPTFGWATRGWILGAVVLLAVFLFLGSRSQSLFPKIRRWVLIGWLFSFPWTLIMLHGFGENVVLTTNWGGLLLTLILAAVGICFCFPLGVLLALGRRSSLPVVKWVSTAYIEIVRGVPLITILFMAQVVIPIFMPDNIRLDKVLRAMLGITLFSAAYMAENVRGGLQAIPRGQYEAAQAVGLNYPLTMLFIVLPQALRSVIPAIVGQFIALFKDTSLVTIVGLLDLLGIAKSVIANPDWLGLQAEVYIFVAVIYFVFSYSMSYVSQKVEEALGVGKNL from the coding sequence ATGGAAGAAATTAGACCTCCCAAGCGTACAATAGGTGTTTCGGCGTGGCTAAAAGAAAATCTCTTTAGCACATGGTACAACACGCTCTTAACCCTTGTCGCTCTGGGTTGTGTATACCTCCTTTTGAAGGGCATTTTGGTGTGGGCATTCACGGACGCAAAATGGGGCGTTATTCCGGCGAATCTGCAACTTTTTGCGATCGGTGCCTATCCTATAGCCCAAGTCTGGCGCGTTTGGATTGTCCTTTATACGGTGTGTGCCTTAGCAGGGTTAAGCGGCGGAATTTGGGGCGGATTAACACTCAGGTTTGCTGTCGGCATCGGAGGCGTTGGGGTCATAATCGCACTTCTATCGATGGGTATACCAACCTTTGGTTGGGCGACGCGTGGATGGATACTCGGCGCGGTCGTCCTGCTCGCAGTCTTTCTATTTCTTGGGAGCCGTAGTCAAAGCTTATTTCCAAAAATCCGCCGCTGGGTCCTCATTGGATGGTTATTCTCTTTTCCGTGGACCCTCATAATGCTACACGGTTTCGGCGAGAATGTTGTCCTCACAACAAATTGGGGTGGACTGCTGCTGACGCTGATTCTCGCTGCTGTCGGTATCTGTTTCTGTTTTCCGCTCGGTGTCCTACTTGCACTCGGAAGACGGAGCTCTTTACCCGTTGTCAAATGGGTTTCAACCGCCTATATTGAGATAGTCCGTGGCGTACCCTTAATCACAATCTTGTTTATGGCGCAGGTCGTGATCCCGATTTTTATGCCTGACAATATCCGCCTTGATAAAGTCCTGCGAGCGATGCTTGGGATAACACTTTTCTCTGCGGCTTACATGGCGGAGAACGTCCGGGGCGGACTTCAAGCGATTCCGAGGGGACAATATGAAGCCGCACAAGCAGTTGGACTCAACTATCCGCTGACGATGCTGTTTATCGTTTTGCCACAAGCACTTCGTTCTGTGATACCCGCGATTGTTGGGCAATTCATAGCACTCTTCAAGGATACATCGCTCGTTACCATCGTCGGGTTACTCGATCTCTTGGGCATTGCGAAAAGCGTTATCGCAAACCCAGATTGGCTCGGATTGCAAGCCGAGGTATATATCTTCGTTGCCGTCATCTATTTTGTTTTTAGTTATTCAATGTCGTATGTCAGCCAAAAAGTTGAAGAAGCACTCGGTGTTGGAAAAAACTTGTAG
- a CDS encoding amino acid ABC transporter ATP-binding protein, translating into MATLENATNDPIIVCEDVHKWFDDFHVLKGVTTSFQKGERAVICGPSGSGKSTFIRTLNRLEEHQRGKIVVDGIELTNDLRNIDLIRREVGMVFQQFNLFPHLTNLQNITLGPIRVRKIPKSEAESQALALLERVDIADQADKYPAEISGGQQQRVAIARALAMEPKIMLFDEPTSALDPEMITEVLDVMRELAHSGMTMLVVTHEMGFAREVADRVLFFDEGLIVEEAAPADFFDNPQHERTKLFISQTLQH; encoded by the coding sequence ATGGCTACTCTTGAAAACGCAACAAACGACCCTATTATTGTATGCGAGGATGTACACAAATGGTTTGACGATTTCCATGTCCTCAAAGGCGTTACGACCTCGTTCCAAAAAGGCGAGCGAGCCGTGATCTGTGGTCCCTCCGGTTCAGGGAAGTCCACGTTCATCAGGACGCTGAACCGACTTGAGGAACATCAACGCGGCAAAATTGTCGTTGATGGAATTGAACTCACCAATGACCTCCGGAATATCGATCTCATCCGCCGGGAAGTCGGAATGGTCTTTCAGCAATTCAACCTGTTTCCGCACCTGACAAATCTGCAGAATATAACATTAGGTCCCATCCGAGTCAGAAAGATACCGAAAAGCGAAGCAGAATCGCAAGCTTTGGCACTCTTAGAACGTGTGGATATTGCAGACCAAGCGGACAAGTACCCCGCAGAAATTTCGGGTGGACAACAACAGCGCGTCGCAATCGCAAGAGCCTTAGCCATGGAACCCAAGATTATGCTATTTGACGAACCGACGAGTGCACTTGACCCAGAAATGATTACGGAAGTCCTTGATGTGATGCGTGAGTTAGCGCACTCTGGTATGACGATGCTTGTTGTTACCCATGAGATGGGTTTTGCCCGTGAAGTCGCTGACCGCGTCCTCTTTTTCGATGAGGGATTAATCGTTGAAGAGGCAGCACCCGCAGATTTCTTTGATAACCCACAGCACGAACGCACTAAGCTTTTCATCTCACAAACGCTGCAGCATTAG
- a CDS encoding glucose 1-dehydrogenase, which yields MRLNNKIAIVTGAGRGIGRAVALRFAEEGAKVVVNDINDATGASTVSTITDAGGEALFINADVSDATHAERLVAETLDAYSAVDILVNNAICSTADVLNNNWEANLAVALRGTSHCSNAVIPVMQKGGEGSIVNIASVNGLIGLQAIHAYSAAKGGVIALTRSMAVAHGPDNIRINCICPGTIQTEVWEPMIERNPQILDEITPWYPLGRVGQPIDIANAALFLASDEADFATGAVFVIDGGLTAGNHQFPI from the coding sequence ATGCGATTGAATAACAAAATTGCCATTGTCACAGGAGCTGGGCGCGGTATCGGCAGAGCAGTCGCCCTTCGGTTTGCTGAAGAAGGAGCCAAAGTCGTCGTTAATGATATAAACGATGCCACTGGAGCGTCAACCGTTTCTACCATAACCGATGCAGGCGGCGAGGCACTATTTATCAACGCCGATGTCTCTGATGCTACTCATGCAGAAAGACTCGTTGCTGAGACTCTTGATGCTTACAGTGCAGTTGACATCCTTGTGAACAACGCCATCTGTTCCACAGCCGATGTCCTCAACAACAACTGGGAAGCAAATTTGGCAGTCGCCCTCCGAGGCACCAGCCACTGTTCCAACGCCGTCATTCCTGTCATGCAAAAAGGTGGAGAGGGTAGCATTGTCAACATCGCCTCAGTCAACGGACTTATCGGTTTACAGGCAATTCACGCCTATTCTGCTGCGAAAGGCGGCGTTATCGCACTAACCCGCTCTATGGCAGTCGCGCACGGTCCAGACAACATCCGTATCAACTGTATCTGTCCCGGGACAATTCAGACCGAAGTGTGGGAGCCGATGATTGAACGCAACCCGCAAATCTTAGACGAAATCACGCCGTGGTATCCGTTAGGGAGAGTTGGGCAACCCATTGACATCGCCAACGCTGCGCTCTTCCTCGCCTCCGATGAAGCCGATTTTGCAACAGGAGCCGTCTTTGTTATTGACGGTGGGCTAACCGCTGGCAATCACCAGTTTCCGATTTAG
- a CDS encoding amino acid ABC transporter substrate-binding protein, whose product MIPLLASSEEGVLDRVKNRGRLICGVHGSLPGFGFLNENGEWTGFDVDYGRAIAAAVLGDPSKVEFVPLKAPERFPALQTGEIDVLIRNTTWTLTRDTQVGADFAPPTFYDGQGFMLPKELGITSLEELAGASIGVTAGSTTELNLTDTMRALGVDFNPVVFEEIDTLYNSYEQGRCDVVTSDKSQLVARRQVLKDPEAHIILEATISKEPLGPVTVHGDNKWNDVVSWTVYATFFAEEHGITQANASTFETQNPEIQRFLGKTGDIGEKLGLSKDWAHQVVSAVGNYGEIFERNLTPLGLPRGVNKPWTQGGLLYAMPFR is encoded by the coding sequence ATGATCCCATTGCTCGCGAGCAGCGAAGAGGGAGTTCTGGACAGAGTAAAAAACAGGGGACGGCTAATTTGTGGGGTACACGGTAGCCTGCCTGGCTTTGGATTCCTCAATGAAAATGGTGAGTGGACCGGCTTTGATGTAGACTATGGGAGAGCGATTGCTGCTGCTGTACTCGGTGATCCGAGCAAGGTAGAATTTGTTCCACTGAAAGCACCCGAGCGTTTTCCCGCCTTACAGACAGGCGAGATAGATGTCCTCATCCGAAATACAACGTGGACGCTTACGCGCGACACCCAAGTCGGTGCCGATTTCGCGCCCCCAACCTTTTATGATGGACAGGGATTTATGCTGCCGAAAGAACTCGGTATCACCTCCTTAGAGGAATTGGCAGGCGCAAGTATCGGTGTAACGGCGGGTAGCACCACCGAGCTAAATTTAACGGACACAATGCGGGCTTTGGGTGTCGATTTCAATCCTGTTGTTTTTGAAGAAATTGATACGCTCTACAACAGTTACGAACAGGGACGGTGTGACGTGGTAACCTCTGATAAATCGCAGTTGGTCGCACGTCGCCAAGTGCTCAAAGATCCAGAGGCGCATATTATACTTGAGGCGACCATCTCAAAGGAACCCCTCGGACCTGTTACCGTCCATGGTGATAATAAGTGGAACGATGTCGTGAGTTGGACGGTTTACGCCACCTTTTTCGCTGAAGAACACGGCATTACACAAGCCAACGCCAGTACCTTTGAAACCCAGAACCCCGAAATCCAACGGTTCTTAGGCAAAACCGGCGATATCGGAGAAAAACTCGGTTTGTCGAAAGATTGGGCGCATCAAGTCGTTTCTGCTGTCGGCAACTACGGTGAGATCTTTGAACGCAACCTCACACCACTCGGTCTACCCCGCGGGGTCAATAAACCGTGGACGCAAGGTGGACTCCTCTACGCCATGCCGTTCCGATAG
- a CDS encoding HEPN domain-containing protein, with protein MDLAIAFESLYLSDTSLGEFTFKLSIRAAWSLGIDKTHREELMKDFSKIYEWRSKVVHTGKLPNKTKKTPFTWQEIAEFTEKGQDLCRDSIMKILEDGKFPDWNTLILGE; from the coding sequence ATTGATTTAGCAATAGCTTTTGAATCCCTCTACTTATCAGATACTTCTCTGGGCGAATTCACTTTTAAATTAAGTATTCGTGCTGCATGGTCCCTGGGAATAGATAAAACACATCGGGAAGAATTAATGAAAGACTTTAGTAAAATATACGAGTGGCGTTCAAAGGTTGTTCACACAGGAAAATTACCCAATAAAACAAAGAAAACACCTTTTACATGGCAAGAGATTGCAGAGTTTACAGAAAAAGGGCAAGACCTATGTCGGGACTCAATAATGAAAATTCTGGAAGATGGGAAATTCCCTGATTGGAACACTTTGATACTCGGCGAATAA
- a CDS encoding site-specific DNA-methyltransferase, with product MSKENFDKKLITLLESNPNFVDEAGVLHRANVRDHAWKLDPELITLLLTDKEIEAKFFTAIEGRWIFNYNIFVDYITDKNFFADSYTQFRNKIGLNIDGKFLSERGEVALVWPYKDCVLEGGQTREEEKRKEIFFNEILAPDEINRMFDPKVLTNWKRHTANGEKEEKNIKRDENGTLRENLIIKGNNLITLHCLKEQLRGKVKLIYIDPPYNTGGEANIFTYNNTFNHSSWLTFMKNRLDVAKQFLTDDGFIAISIDNYELLYLGTLADEIFGRENRISVLTIVHHPAGKTNNNFFATTNEFMVIYAKNRELAKINFFEMSEKTEKTYNLADEISKYKLENLMRKGETRNARREDRPKQFYPIYVSKDLKQISLTKEGNYHEVLPKENGIEWVWSNSPSTLQEKIDNNEVVAKKHKDGHIQIFFKRRIIDYEGERPKTAWTDKKYNATQHGTKLLENILGKKSFSYPKSLHAIVDIVKVTTDPGDIVLDFFAGSGTTGHAVLELNKLEGSNRQFILVEQLEEHITVCKERLEKVIAQQGMLSENFLSCELMPYNEVFMERIQSVQSSKELLDIWHDISKNSVLNWYVKPHKPEEAEEHFIAIDDLEKQKQLLAELLDKNQLYVHFSEIADETFDVNEADKALNKAFYGDSN from the coding sequence ATGTCAAAAGAAAATTTTGACAAAAAACTGATTACACTCCTTGAATCCAATCCCAACTTTGTGGACGAAGCCGGTGTGTTACACCGCGCAAACGTCAGAGACCACGCTTGGAAACTCGATCCCGAACTCATCACGCTTCTTCTCACCGATAAGGAGATTGAAGCCAAATTCTTCACAGCAATCGAGGGACGTTGGATTTTCAATTATAATATCTTCGTTGATTATATCACTGACAAAAACTTCTTTGCCGACTCTTATACGCAGTTTCGCAACAAAATCGGTTTGAACATTGATGGGAAATTTCTCTCTGAACGCGGCGAAGTTGCACTTGTTTGGCCCTACAAGGATTGTGTCTTGGAGGGTGGCCAAACGCGGGAAGAAGAAAAACGCAAAGAGATTTTCTTCAACGAAATCCTTGCACCCGACGAAATTAACCGCATGTTTGATCCAAAAGTCCTCACCAACTGGAAACGCCACACTGCTAACGGTGAAAAGGAAGAAAAAAACATAAAACGCGATGAAAATGGTACCCTCCGCGAGAACCTTATCATCAAAGGTAATAATCTCATCACCCTCCATTGCCTCAAAGAGCAGCTCCGCGGCAAGGTCAAATTGATCTATATTGATCCTCCGTATAATACAGGTGGAGAAGCAAATATTTTTACCTATAACAACACTTTCAATCATTCCAGTTGGCTCACCTTCATGAAAAACAGGTTAGATGTAGCAAAGCAATTCTTGACGGATGATGGGTTTATTGCAATTTCTATTGATAACTATGAACTCTTATACTTGGGAACTTTAGCAGACGAGATTTTTGGAAGAGAAAACCGCATTTCGGTTCTGACGATCGTTCATCATCCGGCAGGTAAGACGAATAACAATTTTTTCGCGACGACTAACGAATTCATGGTGATTTATGCTAAGAATAGAGAACTTGCAAAGATAAACTTCTTTGAGATGTCCGAAAAAACAGAAAAAACTTACAATCTTGCTGATGAAATTTCAAAATACAAGCTAGAAAATTTGATGCGAAAGGGTGAAACGAGGAACGCACGCAGAGAAGATAGACCCAAACAATTTTATCCGATTTATGTTTCCAAAGACTTAAAGCAAATTTCTTTGACAAAAGAGGGAAACTATCATGAAGTTCTTCCAAAAGAAAACGGCATAGAATGGGTTTGGTCAAATTCACCTTCAACTTTACAAGAAAAGATAGATAATAACGAAGTGGTAGCTAAAAAGCATAAAGATGGGCACATTCAAATCTTTTTTAAGCGGCGAATAATTGATTATGAAGGAGAGCGTCCAAAAACCGCTTGGACCGACAAAAAATATAACGCAACACAACATGGCACAAAACTTTTGGAAAATATTCTTGGAAAGAAATCTTTTTCATACCCAAAATCGTTGCATGCAATCGTGGATATTGTGAAAGTCACAACGGATCCTGGAGACATTGTACTTGATTTCTTCGCTGGTTCAGGGACAACAGGACATGCCGTTTTAGAACTTAATAAACTTGAGGGAAGCAACCGCCAATTTATTCTTGTAGAGCAGTTGGAAGAACATATAACAGTTTGCAAGGAACGGCTTGAGAAAGTGATCGCACAACAAGGTATGCTGAGCGAAAATTTTCTTTCATGCGAACTAATGCCTTACAACGAAGTTTTCATGGAGCGAATCCAGTCCGTACAATCCAGCAAAGAACTCTTAGATATATGGCACGATATATCAAAAAATTCTGTCCTGAATTGGTATGTCAAACCTCACAAACCGGAGGAAGCAGAGGAACACTTTATTGCTATTGATGACCTGGAAAAGCAGAAACAACTGTTAGCGGAGCTGCTGGATAAGAACCAATTGTATGTGCATTTCTCTGAAATAGCGGATGAGACGTTTGATGTGAATGAGGCAGATAAGGCGTTGAATAAGGCGTTTTATGGAGATTCAAACTAA
- a CDS encoding ABC transporter permease subunit (The N-terminal region of this protein, as described by TIGR01726, is a three transmembrane segment that identifies a subfamily of ABC transporter permease subunits, which specificities that include histidine, arginine, glutamine, glutamate, L-cystine (sic), the opines (in Agrobacterium) octopine and nopaline, etc.), with amino-acid sequence MALNSTTIPFWRDVRVLRVLLQVLFLIGVLLLAGILYMNMLRGLNNLGLTLNLEFLKNEAGFDISEGIEYDPSDTYLKAFWVGVVNTLKVSLIGIVCATILGLIVGIARLSSNWLIRTVAAVYVECFRNVPLLLQILFWYTAVILQLPRVRDSISLFGDVFINQRGVYLPSPEPTSGFKVWSVYLLAGLIVAAILYVLRARQLRQLELPGFRAKWALPAFLIIALLGWLLTPEKPFRLDPPVLRGFNFVGGISLSPEFSALLIGLSVYTGAFIAEVVRSGIQAVVKGQREAAKAVGLSEAQTLQLVVLPQAVPIIVPPLTSQYLNLTKNSSLAIAIGFPDVFSIGNTMMLQTGQSIPVFAMIMVSYLIMSLTTSAAMNWYNRWINRVRR; translated from the coding sequence ATGGCACTAAATTCTACGACAATTCCTTTCTGGCGAGATGTTCGCGTCCTGCGCGTGCTACTCCAAGTCCTTTTTCTCATTGGTGTTCTTCTCTTAGCGGGTATCCTCTACATGAATATGCTTAGGGGATTGAACAACCTTGGGTTAACGCTCAATCTCGAATTTCTGAAGAACGAAGCCGGGTTTGATATTTCTGAAGGGATTGAGTACGACCCTTCAGATACCTATCTTAAGGCGTTTTGGGTGGGAGTGGTGAACACCCTAAAAGTGAGTCTCATAGGGATTGTGTGTGCAACAATTCTCGGACTCATTGTTGGTATCGCTCGCCTTTCGAGCAATTGGCTCATCCGAACTGTCGCTGCTGTCTACGTCGAATGTTTCCGAAACGTTCCGCTGCTACTCCAGATACTGTTCTGGTACACTGCCGTCATCCTTCAACTGCCGAGAGTTCGAGACAGTATTTCACTCTTTGGAGATGTTTTCATTAACCAGCGCGGGGTCTACCTCCCTTCACCTGAACCGACTTCGGGTTTCAAGGTATGGAGTGTCTATCTGCTTGCAGGTCTTATCGTAGCTGCAATTCTCTATGTACTACGTGCGAGACAACTTCGCCAACTTGAACTTCCTGGGTTTCGTGCCAAGTGGGCACTACCTGCTTTCCTAATCATCGCATTACTCGGATGGCTTCTGACACCAGAAAAGCCGTTCAGACTCGACCCGCCTGTTTTGAGAGGTTTTAACTTCGTTGGTGGCATCAGTTTATCCCCTGAATTCTCCGCACTTTTAATCGGGCTTTCTGTTTATACGGGGGCGTTCATCGCTGAAGTGGTGAGAAGTGGCATACAAGCCGTCGTGAAAGGGCAACGCGAGGCTGCGAAAGCCGTCGGACTAAGTGAAGCACAAACCCTGCAGTTAGTTGTTCTACCGCAAGCTGTCCCGATTATCGTGCCGCCCCTCACAAGTCAGTATCTCAACCTCACCAAAAACTCGAGTTTAGCGATTGCTATCGGTTTTCCAGATGTCTTCAGCATTGGGAACACGATGATGCTCCAAACAGGGCAATCCATACCTGTGTTTGCGATGATTATGGTAAGTTATTTGATTATGAGCTTGACGACATCGGCGGCTATGAATTGGTACAATCGCTGGATTAACCGTGTTAGACGATAA
- a CDS encoding DEAD/DEAH box helicase family protein, with protein sequence MSEQFLYQQLDTLSEFGVLDKEMPDSITQNLHPKFELRPYQVEAFARFIHCLNRDFPGKKNPLQFLFNMATGSGKTLIMAGLILYLYEHGYRNFLFFVNADNIIEKTKDNFLNPISSKYLFNKNIYLKNDQVKVTEVENFEGVNENDINIRFTTIQKLHSDLMNEKENALTFDDFKKKKIVLLSDEAHHMNVSTRAQLELDLTGNQTNAKPTWENTVENIFNANDDNLLLEFTATFDDKTPAIAEKYRNKVIYRYDLVKFRNDKYSKDIEIVRSDFSLEDRILQAILLNHYKQSVATKYKIQLKPVILFKGKTIPDSEKNKADFHKLIDSLTRNDIDRIRRSEVPIIKQAFHFFDNHNIRSERLTRDLKEYFQKKYCLAVNSKVEREKYQVEVNRLEEKNNPIRAIFAVQMLSEGWDVLNLFDIVRCYDTGSTGHNKIGKATIAEAQLIGRGARYYPFSLPPEHEDKYIRKFDEDLEHELRILEEFHYHSINDLPYITEIKKALVQQGLMDEQTVTRKLTLKKEFKETDLYKYGVIWVNKQALRDYKHVKSFADLASLSVKKKWHEHTVYEGTGGVTNMIEKNTTYITRNANSQDIPLTDIEQNIVQTAIARNPFFQFASLKRYFPQLKSMKEFRTSDNFLGGLKITFKGSFSEWQDEASEKLRACCDLLEKIEAELRRQITEYEGTKHFYKEQIRTIFMDKILKFSANNPRADENHDAERIAKAEEWFAFNGLYGTSEEKAFVQFLQTHLEDLQKTYNGVYLIRNEKHFSIYNFFDGQAFQPDFVLFLGKENGETLSYQLFIEPKGEHIEDFDRWKETFLKEIDTERKTELIIEDRSYRIIGLPFYQDKNQNEFREALDEALQSSTLCI encoded by the coding sequence ATGTCTGAACAATTTCTTTATCAACAACTTGATACACTGTCCGAGTTTGGCGTTTTAGACAAAGAGATGCCCGATAGCATTACGCAAAATCTACATCCTAAGTTTGAACTTCGTCCCTATCAAGTAGAGGCGTTTGCAAGGTTCATTCACTGCTTAAATAGGGATTTCCCGGGCAAGAAAAATCCTTTACAATTCCTGTTCAACATGGCAACAGGCAGCGGTAAAACGCTTATCATGGCCGGGTTGATTCTCTATCTCTATGAGCACGGATACCGGAACTTCCTCTTTTTCGTCAACGCCGATAATATCATTGAAAAAACAAAAGACAACTTCCTCAACCCAATATCTTCAAAATACCTTTTCAACAAAAATATCTATCTCAAAAACGACCAGGTTAAGGTAACGGAAGTGGAAAATTTTGAAGGGGTCAACGAGAACGACATCAACATCCGATTCACGACAATTCAGAAACTACACAGCGATTTGATGAACGAAAAAGAGAACGCCTTAACTTTTGACGATTTCAAGAAAAAGAAAATTGTACTCTTATCTGATGAAGCACACCACATGAACGTTTCTACCAGAGCACAGTTGGAGCTTGATCTAACAGGTAATCAAACAAACGCAAAACCAACATGGGAGAACACCGTTGAAAACATATTTAACGCTAACGATGATAACTTGTTGCTGGAATTTACCGCCACTTTTGATGACAAAACACCTGCAATAGCAGAGAAGTATCGGAATAAGGTCATCTACCGCTATGATCTGGTAAAATTTCGCAATGACAAATACTCAAAAGATATTGAAATCGTGAGATCCGATTTCAGTCTGGAGGACCGTATTTTACAGGCAATCCTTCTCAATCATTACAAACAGTCAGTTGCAACAAAATACAAAATTCAACTGAAACCTGTAATTCTCTTCAAAGGAAAAACAATCCCGGACTCCGAAAAGAACAAAGCAGACTTCCATAAACTTATTGATAGTCTCACCAGAAACGATATTGACAGAATTCGGAGATCTGAAGTTCCGATTATTAAACAGGCATTTCACTTTTTTGATAACCATAACATCCGTTCCGAGCGGCTAACACGTGATCTAAAAGAATATTTTCAAAAAAAATACTGTCTCGCCGTTAACTCCAAAGTCGAAAGAGAGAAGTATCAGGTGGAGGTAAACAGACTTGAAGAAAAAAATAACCCTATACGTGCTATTTTTGCCGTGCAGATGCTTAGTGAAGGGTGGGATGTGCTAAACCTGTTTGACATCGTACGCTGTTATGATACCGGCAGTACAGGTCATAACAAAATTGGAAAAGCGACCATCGCCGAAGCGCAACTTATTGGGCGCGGTGCTCGCTATTATCCTTTTAGCTTGCCCCCGGAACACGAGGATAAATATATACGCAAATTTGACGAAGACCTCGAGCATGAACTCCGCATCTTGGAAGAATTTCATTACCACAGCATTAACGATTTGCCCTACATCACTGAGATCAAGAAAGCATTGGTTCAGCAAGGTCTCATGGACGAACAGACTGTGACTCGCAAGTTAACTTTGAAAAAAGAATTCAAAGAAACCGATTTATACAAATACGGTGTAATATGGGTAAATAAACAGGCATTGAGAGATTATAAACATGTTAAATCTTTTGCGGATTTGGCATCTCTCAGTGTAAAAAAGAAATGGCATGAGCATACTGTCTACGAAGGGACTGGAGGCGTGACGAATATGATAGAGAAAAATACAACCTACATCACTCGGAACGCAAACAGTCAGGACATACCGCTAACGGATATCGAACAGAATATCGTCCAAACAGCCATTGCGCGTAACCCGTTTTTTCAGTTTGCATCCCTCAAACGGTATTTTCCGCAATTGAAATCAATGAAAGAATTTAGAACTTCGGATAACTTTCTGGGTGGTTTGAAAATCACTTTCAAAGGCAGTTTCTCTGAATGGCAGGACGAAGCTTCAGAAAAACTCAGGGCGTGTTGTGATCTTTTAGAAAAAATTGAAGCCGAACTTCGCAGGCAGATTACCGAATATGAAGGCACGAAACACTTTTATAAAGAACAAATCCGCACGATTTTCATGGACAAAATTCTGAAATTCAGTGCGAATAATCCGCGTGCTGATGAAAATCACGATGCTGAACGTATAGCGAAAGCCGAAGAGTGGTTTGCTTTTAATGGCCTCTACGGCACCAGCGAGGAAAAGGCGTTTGTGCAATTTCTACAGACACACCTTGAGGACTTGCAGAAAACCTACAATGGCGTTTATCTCATTCGTAACGAGAAGCATTTTTCTATCTATAACTTCTTTGACGGTCAAGCTTTCCAACCCGACTTTGTCCTCTTTTTGGGCAAAGAGAACGGTGAAACACTGAGTTACCAACTCTTTATTGAGCCTAAAGGTGAGCATATTGAAGACTTTGATCGGTGGAAAGAAACCTTTCTGAAAGAGATTGATACCGAACGCAAAACTGAACTCATAATAGAGGATAGAAGTTATCGCATTATCGGTTTGCCGTTTTATCAGGATAAAAATCAAAATGAATTTCGTGAGGCACTTGATGAAGCACTACAATCATCAACGCTCTGTATCTAA